A region of Streptomyces sp. R44 DNA encodes the following proteins:
- a CDS encoding futalosine hydrolase, producing the protein MVHRILIVTAVAAEADSVSAGLGLGAPELLPLPGGLTLRRHDGRLDVLVGGVGPAAVAAATGTALARGSLTGDPYGLVLSAGIAGGFQPAAPLGSVVVSSAIVAADLGAETPDGYLAVDELGFGRSVHPVPEALTGRITAALETAGGPPYALAPVLTVSTVTGTARRAAELAERHPTAAAEAMEGFGVAEAAAAYGVPVVEIRAVSNAVGPRDRAAWRIGEALGALRLAFEPLSRTVFVESWEPS; encoded by the coding sequence GTGGTCCACCGGATCCTGATCGTGACGGCCGTGGCGGCGGAGGCGGATTCCGTCTCCGCCGGCCTCGGCCTCGGCGCCCCGGAGCTCCTCCCGCTGCCGGGGGGGCTCACCCTGCGCCGTCACGACGGGCGCCTCGACGTGCTCGTCGGCGGGGTCGGCCCTGCCGCCGTCGCCGCCGCGACCGGGACGGCGCTCGCCCGCGGGTCCCTGACCGGGGACCCGTACGGACTCGTCCTGTCCGCCGGGATCGCCGGCGGCTTCCAGCCGGCCGCGCCGCTCGGGTCCGTCGTCGTGTCCTCGGCGATCGTCGCCGCCGACCTCGGGGCCGAGACCCCGGACGGGTACCTCGCCGTCGACGAGCTCGGCTTCGGCCGCTCCGTGCACCCGGTGCCCGAGGCGCTGACCGGGCGGATCACCGCCGCCCTGGAGACCGCCGGGGGCCCGCCGTACGCCCTCGCGCCCGTCCTCACCGTCTCCACCGTCACCGGCACCGCCCGCCGCGCCGCCGAACTCGCGGAGCGGCACCCGACGGCCGCGGCCGAGGCGATGGAGGGCTTCGGCGTCGCCGAGGCCGCCGCCGCGTACGGCGTGCCGGTCGTCGAGATCCGTGCCGTGTCGAACGCCGTCGGCCCCCGCGACCGCGCCGCCTGGCGCATCGGCGAGGCCCTGGGCGCCCTCCGGCTCGCCTTCGAGCCGCTCAGCAGAACCGTCTTCGTGGAGTCGTGGGAGCCGTCGTGA
- a CDS encoding FecCD family ABC transporter permease has protein sequence MSAANVRPARVAVKAVRPAGYGLVRAGRGSFLVHRRSALVATGLLLLLAAACVAYLCVGEKFVAPGEVVRILLGQSSPSAFVVEELREPRLVVALAVGAAFGIAGGLIQTVARNPLASPDIIGISQGAGAVTVAAMTFGLTSYTVLPYVSIAGGILAAALVYAFAWRGGLHAARFVLIGIGIAIALRSLITLFMTKGDYLVAQQAQIWMTGSLNGRGWDESAPIRWTLLLLLPAVLWAARAQRTVSLDDDTATALGARLGGVRLGLVAVGVVLASVATGVAGPVDFVALLAPQIARRMTRTAQIPLLCSALTGAVIVVVADLLGRRLFSPVELPVGVLTAAVGAPYLIWLIVRSRAVGGTS, from the coding sequence GTGAGCGCCGCGAACGTCCGGCCCGCCCGGGTTGCTGTGAAGGCCGTCCGGCCCGCCGGGTACGGGCTCGTGCGCGCCGGACGCGGCTCCTTCCTCGTCCACCGCCGCTCGGCCCTCGTCGCCACGGGCCTCCTGCTGCTCCTGGCCGCGGCCTGCGTCGCGTACCTCTGCGTCGGCGAGAAGTTCGTGGCGCCGGGTGAGGTCGTACGGATCCTCCTCGGGCAGTCGTCGCCGTCCGCGTTCGTCGTCGAGGAGCTCCGCGAGCCCCGGCTCGTCGTCGCCCTCGCCGTCGGCGCCGCCTTCGGCATCGCGGGCGGCCTCATCCAGACCGTGGCCCGCAACCCGCTCGCCAGCCCCGACATCATCGGCATCAGCCAGGGCGCGGGGGCCGTCACCGTCGCCGCCATGACCTTCGGCCTCACCTCGTACACCGTCCTGCCGTACGTCTCCATCGCCGGCGGCATCCTCGCCGCCGCCCTCGTCTACGCCTTCGCCTGGCGCGGCGGGCTCCACGCGGCCCGCTTCGTCCTCATCGGCATCGGCATCGCGATCGCGCTGCGGTCCCTCATCACGCTCTTCATGACGAAGGGCGACTACCTCGTCGCCCAGCAGGCCCAGATCTGGATGACCGGCTCCCTCAACGGACGCGGCTGGGACGAGTCCGCGCCGATCCGCTGGACCCTGCTCCTGCTGCTGCCCGCCGTCCTCTGGGCGGCCCGCGCCCAGCGGACCGTCTCCCTCGACGACGACACCGCGACCGCGCTCGGCGCCCGGCTCGGCGGGGTCCGGCTCGGGCTCGTCGCCGTCGGCGTCGTCCTCGCCTCGGTGGCGACCGGCGTCGCCGGGCCGGTCGACTTCGTCGCGCTGCTCGCGCCGCAGATCGCCCGCCGCATGACGCGGACGGCGCAGATCCCGCTGCTCTGCTCCGCGCTCACCGGCGCGGTGATCGTGGTCGTCGCCGACCTCCTCGGCCGGCGCCTCTTCTCCCCCGTCGAACTGCCGGTGGGTGTTCTCACGGCGGCGGTCGGCGCCCCGTACCTGATCTGGCTCATCGTCCGGAGCCGAGCCGTTGGAGGAACGTCGTGA
- a CDS encoding HAD family hydrolase, translating to MTTTPPANAPTVGFDLDLTLLDTRPGIRATWVAFSAEVGVPVDADLVVSRLGPPLEQEMAHWFPAEHVTEMTARYRALYPSYAIEPTVPMPGARDAIEAVREAGGRTIVVSAKNGPHVELHLAHLGIEPHAVAGGLWAEGKAEALRAHGAGVYVGDHVGDVRGAAAAGAFSVAVATGPCPAEELREAGADVVLPDLTDFRAWWDGYLA from the coding sequence ATGACGACCACACCGCCCGCGAACGCGCCCACCGTCGGTTTCGACCTCGACCTGACCCTGCTCGACACCCGCCCGGGCATCAGGGCGACCTGGGTCGCGTTCTCCGCGGAGGTCGGGGTCCCGGTCGACGCCGACCTCGTCGTGAGCCGCCTCGGGCCGCCCCTGGAGCAGGAGATGGCGCACTGGTTCCCCGCGGAGCACGTCACCGAGATGACCGCCCGCTACCGGGCGCTCTACCCCTCGTACGCGATCGAGCCCACGGTCCCGATGCCGGGCGCCCGGGACGCCATCGAGGCCGTGCGCGAGGCGGGCGGCCGCACGATCGTCGTCAGCGCGAAGAACGGGCCGCACGTCGAGCTGCACCTGGCCCACCTCGGCATCGAGCCCCACGCGGTCGCGGGCGGCCTGTGGGCCGAGGGCAAGGCGGAGGCGCTGCGCGCGCACGGCGCCGGGGTGTACGTCGGGGACCACGTCGGCGACGTCAGGGGCGCCGCCGCAGCGGGCGCCTTCTCGGTGGCCGTCGCGACCGGCCCCTGCCCCGCCGAGGAGCTGCGCGAGGCCGGCGCGGACGTGGTCCTGCCGGACCTGACGGACTTCCGCGCCTGGTGGGACGGGTACCTGGCCTGA
- a CDS encoding cold-shock protein yields MPTGKVKWFNTEKGFGFLSRDDGGDVFVHSSVLPAGVDALKPGQRVEFGVVAGQRGDQALSVTILDPTPSVAAAQRRKPDELASIVQDLTTLLENITPMLERGRYPEKAAGKKIAGLLRAVADQLDV; encoded by the coding sequence GTGCCTACCGGCAAGGTCAAATGGTTCAACACCGAGAAGGGCTTCGGCTTTCTCTCCCGCGACGACGGCGGCGACGTCTTCGTCCACTCGTCGGTGCTCCCTGCCGGAGTCGACGCACTGAAGCCTGGTCAGCGGGTGGAGTTCGGGGTCGTCGCCGGCCAGCGCGGCGACCAGGCGCTGTCCGTCACGATCCTCGACCCGACCCCGTCCGTCGCCGCGGCGCAGCGCCGTAAGCCCGACGAACTGGCGTCCATCGTCCAGGACCTGACGACGCTCCTGGAGAACATCACGCCGATGCTGGAGCGCGGCCGCTACCCGGAGAAGGCGGCGGGCAAGAAGATCGCCGGCCTGCTCCGCGCGGTCGCCGACCAGCTCGACGTGTAG
- a CDS encoding MFS transporter — MAAARSPVRSHDPAGPLRRAGRKVGRALHLPFTGTAKGIRKATHAHGAGESGLGKLIELHAVNGAGDVMITVALASTVFFSVPTDEARGRVALYLAVTMAPFTLLAPVIGPLLDRVPHGRRAAMAGAMLTRAVLAIMMSGAVATGGLELYPAALGVLVASKAYGVVRSAVVPRLLPPNFSLVKANSRVTLAGLLATGIAAPIGAGLQLIGPRWPLYGACALFLLGTFWALRMPPKVDSAKGERRAHLLTHGEKKPSLRTVGPSVLHGLQANAAQRMLSGFLIFFLAFLLREHPLSGQSAAVSLGIVGVAAGTGNACGTAVGSLLRDRGHGPEVIIATMISVVCGTAICTAVFFGGLMVAVLGAVAGLTQALSKLSLDALIQRDVPELVRTSAFARSETALQMAWVVGGGIGISLPLNGTLGMSVAAGILAVGALLSVRGLLSAARRPGPKGGRSKAKVA, encoded by the coding sequence GTGGCAGCCGCACGGTCCCCCGTACGATCACACGATCCCGCCGGGCCGCTCCGCCGAGCGGGCCGGAAGGTCGGGCGCGCCCTGCACCTGCCGTTCACCGGGACCGCGAAGGGCATCCGGAAGGCCACGCACGCGCACGGCGCGGGCGAGTCCGGGCTCGGGAAGCTGATCGAGCTGCACGCGGTGAACGGCGCCGGTGACGTCATGATCACCGTCGCCCTCGCCTCCACCGTGTTCTTCTCCGTGCCGACCGACGAGGCCCGCGGCCGCGTCGCGCTCTACCTCGCCGTCACGATGGCCCCCTTCACCCTCCTCGCCCCCGTGATCGGCCCGCTCCTGGACCGCGTCCCGCACGGGCGGCGCGCGGCGATGGCGGGCGCGATGCTCACCCGGGCCGTCCTCGCGATCATGATGTCGGGGGCCGTGGCGACGGGCGGTCTTGAGCTGTATCCCGCCGCGCTCGGCGTCCTCGTGGCCTCCAAGGCGTACGGGGTGGTCCGCAGTGCCGTCGTGCCCCGGCTCCTGCCGCCGAACTTCTCGCTCGTGAAGGCGAACTCCCGGGTCACCCTGGCCGGCCTGCTGGCCACCGGCATCGCCGCGCCCATCGGGGCGGGGCTCCAGCTGATCGGGCCGCGCTGGCCGCTGTACGGGGCGTGCGCACTGTTCCTGCTCGGGACGTTCTGGGCGCTGCGGATGCCGCCCAAGGTGGACTCCGCGAAGGGCGAGCGGCGGGCGCACCTGCTGACGCACGGCGAGAAGAAGCCGAGCCTGCGGACGGTGGGCCCGTCGGTGCTGCACGGGCTCCAGGCGAACGCCGCGCAGCGCATGCTGTCCGGTTTCCTGATCTTCTTCCTGGCGTTCCTGCTGCGCGAGCACCCGCTGTCCGGGCAGAGCGCCGCCGTCTCCCTCGGGATCGTGGGCGTGGCGGCGGGCACGGGGAACGCCTGCGGGACGGCGGTCGGCTCCCTGCTGCGGGACCGCGGCCACGGGCCGGAGGTGATCATCGCCACGATGATCAGCGTGGTCTGCGGTACGGCCATCTGCACGGCCGTCTTCTTCGGCGGCCTGATGGTCGCCGTCCTCGGCGCGGTCGCGGGGCTCACCCAGGCCCTGTCGAAGCTGTCCCTGGACGCGCTGATCCAGCGGGACGTGCCGGAGCTGGTGCGGACCTCGGCGTTCGCCCGCTCCGAGACGGCGCTGCAGATGGCGTGGGTGGTGGGCGGCGGGATCGGCATCTCCCTGCCCCTGAACGGCACCCTCGGCATGTCCGTCGCGGCCGGGATCCTGGCCGTGGGCGCGCTCCTCTCGGTCCGCGGCCTCCTGTCGGCGGCCCGGCGCCCGGGCCCGAAGGGCGGCCGGTCCAAGGCGAAAGTGGCCTAG
- a CDS encoding DUF3027 domain-containing protein translates to MSAATTRSGTPRTPRATRTPDRLCAEAVDLAREAAEEAAAPGIVGAHVEVVAEGDRVVTHYFESKEPGYRGWRWAVTVTRASRAKNVTLDETVLLPGSDALMAPEWVPWSERLRPGDMGPGDLLPTEQDDLRLEPGYSGEDTPPPNSAVSEEMSEHLDEEDAELTSRTPSRGAIAAVAEELGMRRARVLSRYGLHVAADRWDEAFGAKTPMAQAAPASCESCAFLVPLAGSLKQAFGICANEFSPADGRVVSLAYGCGGHSEAAVMPKPPRPAPPVLDSMAADAFPLRPAKDSGSTTEPDASSEDLGHS, encoded by the coding sequence GTGAGTGCTGCGACGACGCGAAGCGGTACCCCGCGTACCCCGCGAGCCACGCGTACCCCCGACCGCCTGTGCGCGGAGGCCGTAGACCTCGCGCGGGAGGCCGCCGAGGAGGCGGCCGCGCCCGGGATCGTCGGCGCGCACGTCGAGGTGGTCGCGGAGGGCGACCGCGTCGTCACGCACTACTTCGAGTCCAAGGAGCCCGGCTACCGGGGCTGGCGCTGGGCGGTGACCGTCACGCGCGCCTCCCGCGCCAAGAACGTCACGCTTGACGAAACCGTCCTGCTGCCGGGATCGGACGCCCTCATGGCCCCCGAGTGGGTGCCGTGGAGCGAGCGGCTGCGGCCGGGCGACATGGGGCCGGGAGACCTCCTCCCCACGGAACAGGACGATCTGCGCCTGGAGCCCGGCTACTCGGGCGAGGACACGCCGCCGCCGAACTCCGCCGTGTCGGAGGAGATGTCGGAGCACCTGGACGAGGAGGACGCGGAACTCACCTCGCGCACCCCGTCGCGGGGCGCGATCGCCGCGGTCGCCGAGGAACTCGGCATGCGCCGGGCCCGGGTCCTGTCCCGGTACGGCCTCCACGTGGCGGCGGACCGCTGGGACGAGGCGTTCGGCGCGAAGACCCCGATGGCACAGGCGGCGCCGGCGTCCTGCGAGTCCTGCGCGTTCCTTGTGCCGCTGGCCGGGTCCCTGAAGCAGGCCTTCGGCATCTGCGCGAACGAGTTCTCCCCGGCCGACGGCCGGGTCGTGTCCCTCGCGTACGGCTGCGGGGGGCACTCGGAGGCGGCCGTCATGCCGAAGCCGCCGCGGCCCGCGCCGCCGGTCCTGGACTCGATGGCCGCGGACGCCTTCCCGCTCCGCCCGGCGAAGGACTCCGGCTCCACCACGGAACCGGACGCGTCCTCGGAGGACCTGGGCCACTCGTAA
- a CDS encoding 1,4-dihydroxy-6-naphthoate synthase, producing MTKLKIAYSPCPNDTFVFDAWAHGRVPGAPRLDVTFADIDVTNGWAESGRDTHDVLKVSYAVLPWILDEYALLPCGGALGRGCGPLVLTRDAGTGADLAGKTVAVPSERSTAYLLFRLWAAEKVPGGVGDVVVMPFHEIMPAVRDGKVDAGLVIHEARFTYGNYGLHCLADMGEHWESTTGLPIPLGAIVARRSLGAETLELLAESARASVRMAWDDPAASRPYVLEHAQEMDPKVADQHIGLYVNEFTADLGEHGYAAVRGLLTRAAAEGLVPPLGPDALRFP from the coding sequence GTGACCAAGCTCAAGATCGCCTACTCGCCCTGCCCCAACGACACCTTCGTCTTCGACGCCTGGGCGCACGGCCGGGTCCCCGGCGCGCCGCGGCTCGACGTGACGTTCGCGGACATCGACGTCACCAACGGCTGGGCGGAGAGCGGCAGGGACACCCACGACGTCCTGAAGGTGTCGTACGCGGTGCTGCCGTGGATCCTCGACGAGTACGCCCTGCTGCCCTGCGGCGGCGCCCTGGGCCGCGGCTGCGGGCCGCTCGTCCTCACGCGGGACGCGGGGACGGGGGCCGACCTGGCGGGGAAGACGGTCGCGGTGCCGAGCGAGCGCTCGACCGCGTACCTGCTGTTCCGGCTGTGGGCGGCCGAGAAGGTGCCCGGCGGGGTCGGGGACGTCGTCGTGATGCCGTTCCACGAGATCATGCCCGCCGTACGGGACGGGAAGGTCGACGCGGGGCTCGTCATCCACGAGGCCCGCTTCACGTACGGGAACTACGGGCTGCACTGCCTCGCCGACATGGGCGAGCACTGGGAGTCCACGACCGGGCTCCCGATCCCGCTGGGCGCGATCGTCGCCCGTCGTTCCCTGGGCGCCGAGACGCTTGAGCTGCTCGCCGAGTCCGCCCGGGCGTCGGTACGGATGGCCTGGGACGATCCGGCGGCCTCCCGGCCGTACGTCCTGGAGCACGCCCAGGAGATGGACCCGAAGGTGGCCGACCAGCACATCGGCCTCTACGTGAACGAGTTCACGGCCGACCTCGGCGAGCACGGCTACGCGGCGGTCCGCGGGCTGCTCACGCGCGCCGCGGCCGAGGGGCTCGTACCGCCCCTCGGCCCGGACGCGCTGCGCTTCCCGTAG
- a CDS encoding DUF2771 domain-containing protein, protein MTVAFFSGSRRRAAVALGAVSAGLLVLSACDKPTPLATLTVGTDSVHSEAACYNDGDAIKESQIQQCLNKKAEKTITVSTDDKIRFGVDPEIADHGWTIFLGGQQAEPEPYKKTYRTIPASAFFSQSPTGEVTDKTQVTIVENTGKKLTGIWHFQLKKDS, encoded by the coding sequence ATGACCGTTGCGTTCTTCTCCGGCTCGCGCCGCCGGGCCGCCGTCGCCCTCGGGGCCGTCTCCGCCGGGCTCCTCGTACTCTCCGCCTGCGACAAGCCGACTCCGCTCGCGACCCTGACGGTCGGGACCGACTCGGTGCACTCCGAGGCCGCCTGCTACAACGACGGCGACGCCATCAAGGAGTCACAGATCCAGCAGTGCCTCAACAAGAAGGCCGAGAAGACCATCACGGTCTCCACGGACGACAAGATCCGCTTCGGCGTGGACCCGGAGATCGCGGACCACGGCTGGACGATCTTCCTCGGCGGCCAGCAGGCCGAGCCCGAGCCGTACAAGAAGACGTACCGGACCATCCCGGCCAGCGCCTTCTTCTCCCAGTCGCCGACGGGTGAGGTCACCGACAAGACCCAGGTGACCATCGTGGAGAACACCGGCAAGAAGCTGACCGGCATCTGGCACTTCCAGCTGAAGAAGGACTCCTGA
- a CDS encoding ABC transporter ATP-binding protein, producing the protein MSRLQARGLTLAYEDRTVVEELDLAIPDGKVTVIVGPNACGKSTTLRALGRLLKPAGGAVLLDGESLAKLPTKRIARSIGLLPQTPVAPDALTVADLVSRGRQPHQAWWKQWSEEDERAVADAMDRTDVAALADRSVDALSGGQRQRVWIAMALAQETDLLLLDEPTTYLDISHQVEVLDLVRRLNRLRGRTVVLVLHDLNQAARYADHLVAMKAGRVVAEGAPSEIVTSELVRDVFGLSSVVVPDPVTGSPLVVPGAPWQTDAVVPTDA; encoded by the coding sequence GTGAGCAGACTGCAGGCACGCGGACTCACCCTCGCCTACGAGGACCGCACCGTCGTCGAGGAGCTCGACCTCGCGATCCCCGACGGCAAGGTGACCGTGATCGTCGGCCCCAACGCCTGCGGCAAGTCCACGACACTGCGGGCCCTCGGGCGGCTGCTGAAGCCGGCGGGCGGCGCGGTCCTGCTGGACGGGGAGTCGCTCGCGAAGCTGCCCACGAAGCGGATCGCCCGCTCCATCGGCCTGCTGCCGCAGACGCCCGTCGCGCCCGACGCCCTCACCGTCGCCGACCTCGTCTCCCGCGGCCGGCAGCCGCACCAGGCCTGGTGGAAGCAGTGGTCGGAGGAGGACGAGCGGGCCGTCGCCGACGCCATGGACCGCACGGACGTCGCCGCGCTCGCCGACCGGTCCGTCGACGCGCTCTCGGGCGGGCAGCGGCAGCGGGTGTGGATCGCGATGGCCCTCGCCCAGGAGACGGACCTGCTCCTCCTCGACGAGCCCACCACCTACCTGGACATCTCCCACCAGGTGGAGGTCCTCGACCTGGTCCGCCGCCTCAACCGGCTCCGCGGCCGGACCGTCGTCCTCGTCCTCCACGACCTGAACCAGGCCGCCCGGTACGCCGACCACCTCGTCGCCATGAAGGCGGGGCGGGTGGTCGCGGAGGGCGCGCCGTCGGAGATCGTCACGTCCGAGCTCGTACGGGACGTCTTCGGGCTGTCGTCGGTGGTGGTCCCGGACCCGGTGACGGGGTCGCCGCTGGTGGTGCCGGGGGCGCCGTGGCAGACGGACGCGGTGGTCCCGACCGACGCCTGA
- a CDS encoding FecCD family ABC transporter permease, translating into MPAAFRTRRVLATSAALVALLLAVLLSLAVGARPIAPSTVLDALLHGATGDDAEVVRQLRVPRTLIGLMVGAALALAGTALQGITRNPIADPGILGISQGSSVAVVLAIAFLGVHELSGYVWFAFAGAALASVAVYAIAAAGRGGATPVKLALGGAAINALLLSVTTGVLTTRASALDEFRFWQIGSLDGRDTEIVGQIWPFLLLGAVLVLCVARGLDALALGEDVAKGLGQRVATVRIVGGLGATVLTGAAVAAAGPVAFVGLAVPHIARAVVGSDHRWVLPMAAVIGPVMLLVADVAGRIVFPPGEIPAGVMTALIGVPFLVTLVRRKAVPA; encoded by the coding sequence ATGCCAGCCGCTTTCCGAACCAGACGGGTCCTCGCGACCTCGGCGGCCCTCGTCGCCCTGCTCCTCGCCGTCCTCCTCAGCCTCGCCGTGGGCGCCCGCCCCATCGCGCCCTCCACCGTCCTCGACGCCCTCCTGCACGGCGCGACCGGCGACGACGCCGAGGTCGTCCGGCAGCTCCGCGTCCCCCGGACCCTCATCGGGCTGATGGTCGGCGCCGCCCTCGCGCTCGCCGGCACCGCCCTCCAGGGCATCACCCGCAACCCGATCGCCGACCCCGGCATCCTCGGCATCAGCCAGGGCTCGTCGGTCGCCGTCGTCCTCGCCATCGCCTTCCTCGGGGTGCACGAGCTCAGCGGGTACGTGTGGTTCGCCTTCGCCGGCGCCGCCCTCGCCTCGGTCGCCGTCTACGCGATCGCCGCCGCCGGGCGCGGCGGCGCCACGCCCGTGAAGCTGGCGCTCGGCGGAGCCGCGATCAACGCGCTGCTGCTCTCCGTCACCACCGGCGTCCTCACGACCAGGGCCTCGGCGCTCGACGAGTTCCGGTTCTGGCAGATCGGCTCCCTCGACGGCCGCGACACCGAGATCGTCGGCCAGATCTGGCCCTTCCTGCTGCTCGGCGCGGTCCTCGTGCTCTGCGTGGCACGCGGACTCGACGCGCTCGCGCTCGGCGAGGACGTCGCCAAGGGGCTCGGGCAACGGGTCGCGACCGTACGGATCGTGGGCGGGCTCGGCGCGACCGTCCTCACCGGAGCGGCCGTCGCCGCCGCGGGACCCGTCGCCTTCGTCGGCCTCGCCGTCCCCCACATCGCCCGCGCCGTCGTCGGCTCCGACCACCGCTGGGTGCTGCCGATGGCCGCGGTCATCGGGCCGGTGATGCTGCTCGTCGCCGATGTCGCCGGGCGGATCGTGTTCCCTCCCGGCGAGATCCCGGCCGGGGTGATGACCGCACTGATCGGCGTGCCGTTCCTGGTCACGCTGGTACGGCGGAAGGCGGTGCCGGCATGA